In Brachypodium distachyon strain Bd21 chromosome 2, Brachypodium_distachyon_v3.0, whole genome shotgun sequence, one genomic interval encodes:
- the LOC100834295 gene encoding non-specific lipid-transfer protein 1: MGFQATSRALAALLLAAALASTAPRGAWGAVQCGQVTQLMAPCMPYLSGAPGMTPYGICCNSLRVLAELAATTADRVAACNCVRAAAGAGGFPPVDFTRAAGLPAACGLKINFAISPNMDCNQVTDEP, encoded by the exons ATGGGCTTCCAGGCGACGTCCCGCGCTCTGGCCGCGCTgctcctggcggcggcgctggcatCGACGGCCCCGCGCGGGGCGTGGGGCGCGGTGCAGTGCGGGCAGGTGACCCAGCTGATGGCGCCGTGCATGCCGTACCTGAGCGGGGCGCCCGGGATGACGCCCTACGGCATCTGCTGCAACAGCCTCAGGGTGCTCGCGGAgctcgccgccaccaccgccgaccGCGTCGCCGCCTGCAACTGCGTcagggcggccgccggcgcgggcgggttCCCGCCCGTCGACTTCACCCGTGCCGCCGGGCTCCCCGCCGCCTGCGGGCTCAAGATCAACTTCGCCATCTCCCCCAACATGGACTGCAACCA GGTTACAGATGAACCATGA